Part of the Rhodococcus sp. OK302 genome is shown below.
CGAACCATCTTCGAGACGGACTGAAAACCATGCCAGGCGTTGCCGTTCACGATCGCGGCGCACACCTGAGTGGGATCGTCTCGTTCACGCTCGACGGCCACGAAGCCGCCGAGGTGCGCGATCACCTTGCCGCCCAGAACATCACGGTCACCGTCAGTAGTCGCAGTTCGACTCTCCTCGATATGACCGCGAGGGGGCTCGACGCCGTCGTGCGGGCCTCCCCGCACTGCTTTGTCGACGACGCGGACCTGGACAAATTTCTCGGCTCGGTGCGGGATCTACAGATCTCCCGATGATTGGGACGACAGTGCGCAAAGTCGACCAGAACTGCAAATGTAAGTGATACCTAGCTCACATTTGGAGAGGACTCTGCACATGGCTGACGCCACAATTAATCCGATTTCTGCCGCCGACATCACCACCTGGGACTACGAAGCCGACGTCGTTGTCGCTGGTTACGGCATTGCCGGTGTCACCGCAGCAATCGAAGCCGCACGCGCCGGCTCCGAGGTATTGGTACTCGAACGGACCGGCGGATGGGGCGGCGCAGCATCGCAGGCCGGCGGCATCATCTACCTCGGCGGCGGCACACCGCTCCAGAAGGCCTGCGGATTCGACGACACCGTCGACAATATGAAGACCTTCATGAAGGCTGCACTGGGCCCCGGAACCGACGATGCCAAGATCGACGCCTACTGCGAGGGCAGCGTCGATCATTTCAACTGGCTCGTGGATGCGGGCGTTGCATTCAAGGAAACGTTCTGGGGTCAGCCCGGCTGGGAACCGCCGTACGACGACGGACTCATGTACTCCGGCGGCGAGAATGCCGCACCGTTCAACACCCTCGTCGATCCGGCACCGCGCGGTCACGTCCCGCAGATGTCGGGCAAGACGACCAGCGAGCACGGCGCCGGCTTCATGTTGATGACACCGCTCGTCGAAACTGCCGAAAAGCTGGGTGTACGAGCAGAATACGATCTGCGGGTGCAGACCGTCGTCGTTGACGAGAGCGGACGCGTCGTCGGGATCGTCGCCAAGCGCTACGGCAAGGACGTCACCATCCGGGCCCGCAAGGGCGTCGTGCTGGCTATGGGCAGTTTTGCGTACAACGACGAGATGGTGCGTTCCAACGCTCCCAAGATCTTCGGACATCCGGCAGCTTCCATCGAGGCGCACGACGGCCGAGCGATCCAGATCGGGCAGGCTCTCGGCGCTGACACCGCCCATATGGATGCCACCGAAGTTGCCTTCTTCTGCGACCCCCAGTTGATGGCGCGCGGCATCCTGGTCAACGGCCGTGGCCAGCGATTCATCCCCGAAGACACGTACCCCGGCCGGATCGGTCAGGCAGCACTGTTTCAGCAGGACAATCAGGCATTCCTGGTCATCGACGAAGCTGCCTACGAGGAGGGCGTCGCAGCCGAAACCAAGACCATCCAGTTGCGGGCCCAGCCGAAGTGGGTCGCCGAAACCGTCGAGGAACTCGAAGCTGAGATGGGCCTCGTTGCCGGCGCACTGCAATCCACCGTCGACGTCTACAACCGTCACGCCGCCGAGGGTTCGGATCCGTTGCTGGGCAAGAACTCCGAATGGGTCAAGCCGATCGGAAGCCCCGTCGCCGCTATCGATCTACGTGGACGTACCGGCGGATTCACCCTCGGCGGATTGAAGACCAACGTCAATTCCGAGGTTCTGCACGTCTCCGGCGAGCCCATCCCCGGACTCTTCGCTGCGGGCCGCTGCACCTCCGGCGTCTGCGCCGGCGGATATGCCAGCGGAACAAGCCTCGGCGACGGCAGCTTCTTCGGTCGTCGCGCCGGCATCAGCGCCGCTCGCTAGCGCCGCTACCAGTACCGGAACTCGTGCGGTGATTCGCTCCGACGCACGAGTTCCGGTAGGGTATGAAAAGTTGTCTCGGCGAGGGTGAATCGCAGCTGCTCCACATGCTGCAGGTTTACCGTGATCGACGCGGATACGGTTCAGCTCGAGCGTTTCGCTCCTGGCCGTGCGCGCCTGTCCACTCGTTTGTGACAAGAGAGCCACACCGCCAGTACACACCGAGCACGCATTCCGTGAGTTGTAGGAGCTTTTCATCATGTCTGTAGCGAACAACCTCGTCGCCGTTACCCGCACCGAATTCGGCAAGGGCGCGGCTCGCCGTGCACGTCGCGACGGCCTGGTCCCCACGGTTCTGTACGGCCACGGTGAAGACCCGAAGCACCTCAACGTCACGGCTCGCGACTTCGCTCGCATCCTCCGTGCACACGGCACCAACGCCATCCTGACCCTCGACATCGACGGCACGGACCAGGTTGCACTGGTCAAGTCCATCGTCGTGCACCCCATCCGCAACTACATCGAGCACGCTGACCTCCTCGTCATCAAGAAGGGCGAGAAGGTCACCATCGACGTTCACGTCATCGTTGTCGGCGACGCTGCTGCCGGCACCATGGTCGCTCAGGATGCTTCCTCCATCTCCATCGAGGCAGACGCGCTGCACATCCCCGAGTCGATCGAGGTTTCGATCGAAGGCCTCGAGGCCGGCACGCAGATCCTGGCAAGCCAGCTCGTTTTGCCGGAAGGCTCCATCCTGCAGGCAGATGCGGACACGCTGATCATCAACGTCACCGCAGCGGCCACGGATGCTTCCGAGGCAGCAGCCGAGGCTGCAGCCGAGGCCTGATCCTCGCAAGCTTCACTTGCCGGCGGCGCGTCATTTCCGAGTTTTCGGAAGTGACGCGCCGTTTGCGCGTCGTATCCTCGAGCCCGTAAAGGACAGCATCCGTTGAGCACAGACACCGCCCTGGTGATCGGACTCGGTAACCCCGGCCCACAGTACGAGAAGACTCGCCACAACGTGGGCTTCATGGTTGCCGGCACACTCGCGGGCCGTATGGGCGGAAAGTTCAACGCGCACAAGAAGAGTGGTGCCGAGATCGTCGAGGGCCGCCTGGCCGGCCGACGCGTGATCCTGGGCAAACCTCGCTCGTACATGAACCTCTCGGGCGGCGCCGTAGCTGGGCTGGCCCGGTTCTTCTCCGTTGATCCGGCAAACATCATCGTCGTCCACGACGAACTTGATCTGGACTTCGGGACCATTCGCCTCAAGCTCGGCGGCGGCGAAGGTGGCCACAACGGCCTGCGCTCCATTTCGAGTTCCCTGGCCACCAAGGACTATCTGCGTACCCGCGTCGGCATCGGCCGTCCGCCGGGTCGGATGGACCCGGCCGACTACGTCCTCAAACCTTTCTCCGCTGCGGAACGTAAGGAACTCGACCTCGTGTGCGAGGAAGCCGCAGACGCCGTCGAACTCCTACTCGAGCTAGGTCTCGAAGCGGCGCAGAACCGCCTTCACTGATCCGACGCTCCGAGCAACGCAGCCGAGTTCGCGCGACGCAATTTGCCCGACGACGTCTTGGGGATCGTGCCGGGGCCGAGCACTGCCACGGCGCGCGGGCGTACTCCCACGTCCGAAACGACGGCTCTGACGACTTCGCGTTCGATGCGTTTGACCTCCTCAGGATCCTCGAACGCGTTGGTCTCGACTGCGACGGCAAAACTCTCACGCTTCTGACCTGCGTCCAGACGAATCGCAACCGCATTTCCCGGGCGCACTCCGGCGACCGTTCCCGCGGCCCGCTCGATATCAGTCGGATAGACATTGCGACCGCCCATGATGATGACGTCCTTGACACGGCCACAGACGACAACGAGGCCTTCTTCGGTGAAGTAGCCGACATCACCGGTGTCGAGCCAACCGTCGGCGTCTTGCGCCGGTTTGGGTCCGTCCACGGTGAGATACCCGGCGGTGACAGCCCGTCCACGAACTTCGATGATTCCGACTCCGCGCGCCGGCAGAACCTGCTCCTCGCTGTCGACAACGCGCCCTTCCAAGCCCGGAACCATCCGTCCCAGGGTCGCCATCGCCCGGGCGTTCTGCCTCGTCGACGGAACGGCGCGGGACATCGCTTCGAGAAAGTCCGGATCGACGTAGTCGAGAACCTGTCCCTGATTCGGATCGGGGACCGACGCTGCCAGCGTTGTTTCCGCCATTCCGTACGAGGGTGCAAGCGCAGTGGGATCGAGGCCGAACCGAGCGCCGGCTTCGGCGAGAGCAACCATGGTGTCCGGATCTACCGGCTCGGCGCCGTTCCACATGTACCGGACGCTCGAGAGATCAACGGCACCGTCCGGCGCCTGCGCAAGCCGACGAGCCAGCAGGGAGTACGCGAAATTCGGTGCAGCCGTGACAGTTCCGCGATACTTACCCATCAGCTCTGCCCACAGCAGCGGGCTACGGAGAAAGTCCAACGGAGTAATGGAGACAATTTCGGCCCCCAATTGCATGGGAACCGTGAGGAATCCGACCATCCCCATGTCGTGGAAGAGCGGAAGCCAACTCACCATCACGTCGTCGTCGATCGAGAACTTGATGCGGTTGATCATCGCGTAGGCGTTGACATAGAAGTTCTCGTGCGTGATCTGCACTGCCTTCGGGGAACCTGTCGAACCGGACGTCAGTTGCTGAAAAACGATATCCGACTCGGCCGTCGGCACCGGATCGATCGAGGGACCTTTCCGCAGTTCCTCCACTGTCACCACAGTGATACCGCGCTCCTCGAGGAGCGGTTTCGCCACACCGAACGGGGCTCCGAGAATGACCACCTTCGCGGAAATCATGTCGATCACCGTCTGCGTGTCCTGACCCCAGACCGCCAGATCGGTACGTGGCGTCGGTTGATGGAGCATCGTCACGGAAGCGCCACGCATCCAACTCGCCTGACACGCCGGCGCGATGTCCACCGGCTGACCGGCTAAGACTGCGATCGCAGCCCCATGAGCAATCCCGGCGTCGGCAAGCCCACCCGCCATCCGTCGTGCGTCTTGATGGATCTCACCCCAGGTCTGTCGAAACGGGCTCTCCGGCTCACCCGTCACCAGGCCGCGATTACTGATTGCGGCACTCGCATACATTTCGTCTGTGAATTTGCTCAACGCAACTCCTAAGAACGCTTTGATGCAGTTGTTGTACCCATTCGAACGCCATGTGATGTAGCGCATACCCATGTGGATAATCAGACAAAGTTCGCCGAGTGTTACCGGTAATGCGGCGGCGAGTATCCTTTCTCTGTTGTGCGTCCGCACTCTGCGCCCTTGCTTCACCGCGCGCTGTACCCACTTGCGAGAGGTTCTTCGTTGACTACCCCGTCCGACTCGACTGTCCCTACCGACTCGACTGTCCAGTCCGACGCCACGGGCGAAGACACAGCAGGCCTAGCGACGACGTCGATCCCCACCACGACGAAGGGCCTGGCTGCCGAAGCCACCCGTCGTCGCACCTTCGCTGTCATCTCTCACCCCGACGCCGGTAAGTCGACGCTCACCGAAGCGCTCGCGCTGCATGCCAAGAAGATTTCCGAGGCCGGCGCGGTCCACGGCAAGGCCGGGCGCAAGTCCACGGTCTCCGACTGGATGGAAATGGAGAAGGCCCGAGG
Proteins encoded:
- a CDS encoding FAD-dependent oxidoreductase, which translates into the protein MADATINPISAADITTWDYEADVVVAGYGIAGVTAAIEAARAGSEVLVLERTGGWGGAASQAGGIIYLGGGTPLQKACGFDDTVDNMKTFMKAALGPGTDDAKIDAYCEGSVDHFNWLVDAGVAFKETFWGQPGWEPPYDDGLMYSGGENAAPFNTLVDPAPRGHVPQMSGKTTSEHGAGFMLMTPLVETAEKLGVRAEYDLRVQTVVVDESGRVVGIVAKRYGKDVTIRARKGVVLAMGSFAYNDEMVRSNAPKIFGHPAASIEAHDGRAIQIGQALGADTAHMDATEVAFFCDPQLMARGILVNGRGQRFIPEDTYPGRIGQAALFQQDNQAFLVIDEAAYEEGVAAETKTIQLRAQPKWVAETVEELEAEMGLVAGALQSTVDVYNRHAAEGSDPLLGKNSEWVKPIGSPVAAIDLRGRTGGFTLGGLKTNVNSEVLHVSGEPIPGLFAAGRCTSGVCAGGYASGTSLGDGSFFGRRAGISAAR
- a CDS encoding 50S ribosomal protein L25/general stress protein Ctc translates to MSVANNLVAVTRTEFGKGAARRARRDGLVPTVLYGHGEDPKHLNVTARDFARILRAHGTNAILTLDIDGTDQVALVKSIVVHPIRNYIEHADLLVIKKGEKVTIDVHVIVVGDAAAGTMVAQDASSISIEADALHIPESIEVSIEGLEAGTQILASQLVLPEGSILQADADTLIINVTAAATDASEAAAEAAAEA
- the pth gene encoding aminoacyl-tRNA hydrolase — encoded protein: MSTDTALVIGLGNPGPQYEKTRHNVGFMVAGTLAGRMGGKFNAHKKSGAEIVEGRLAGRRVILGKPRSYMNLSGGAVAGLARFFSVDPANIIVVHDELDLDFGTIRLKLGGGEGGHNGLRSISSSLATKDYLRTRVGIGRPPGRMDPADYVLKPFSAAERKELDLVCEEAADAVELLLELGLEAAQNRLH
- a CDS encoding fatty acyl-AMP ligase — its product is MSKFTDEMYASAAISNRGLVTGEPESPFRQTWGEIHQDARRMAGGLADAGIAHGAAIAVLAGQPVDIAPACQASWMRGASVTMLHQPTPRTDLAVWGQDTQTVIDMISAKVVILGAPFGVAKPLLEERGITVVTVEELRKGPSIDPVPTAESDIVFQQLTSGSTGSPKAVQITHENFYVNAYAMINRIKFSIDDDVMVSWLPLFHDMGMVGFLTVPMQLGAEIVSITPLDFLRSPLLWAELMGKYRGTVTAAPNFAYSLLARRLAQAPDGAVDLSSVRYMWNGAEPVDPDTMVALAEAGARFGLDPTALAPSYGMAETTLAASVPDPNQGQVLDYVDPDFLEAMSRAVPSTRQNARAMATLGRMVPGLEGRVVDSEEQVLPARGVGIIEVRGRAVTAGYLTVDGPKPAQDADGWLDTGDVGYFTEEGLVVVCGRVKDVIIMGGRNVYPTDIERAAGTVAGVRPGNAVAIRLDAGQKRESFAVAVETNAFEDPEEVKRIEREVVRAVVSDVGVRPRAVAVLGPGTIPKTSSGKLRRANSAALLGASDQ